The Bombus vancouverensis nearcticus chromosome 12, iyBomVanc1_principal, whole genome shotgun sequence genome contains a region encoding:
- the l(1)G0196 gene encoding inositol hexakisphosphate and diphosphoinositol-pentakisphosphate kinase isoform X1: protein MSYTELEHGYQGLRSASRPIFYVGDLNTVQPTLVGPVASSIYRSSKRAELSDGCSNDDGCMGGSDLEGEGKQVLVGICAMAKKSQSKPMKEILTRLEEFEYIKIVVFPEEVILKESVEDWPIVDCLISFHSKGFPLDKAINYANLRNPFIINNLPMQYDIQDRRRVYAILESEGIEIPRYAVLDRDSSDPKHHELVESEDHVEVNGVTFNKPFVEKPVSAEDHNIYIYYPTSAGGGSQRLFRKIGSRSSVYSPESRVRKTGSYIYEDFMPTDGTDVKVYTVGPDYAHAEARKSPALDGKVERDSEGKEIRYPVILSNAEKLISRKVCLAFKQTVCGFDLLRANGQSFVCDVNGFSFVKNSNKYYDDCAKILGNMILRELAPTLHIPWSVPFQLDDPPIVPTTFGKMMELRCVVAVIRHGDRTPKQKMKVEVRHPKFFEIFAKYDGYKHGHIKLKRPKQLQEILDTARSLLAEIQHRAAGPELEEKQGKLEQLKSVLEMYGHFSGINRKVQMKYQPRGRPRGSSSDDDRLGEPSLVLILKWGGELTPAGRIQAEELGRIFRCMYPGGQGRHLSEEDSEMLPNHGDYAGAQGLGLLRLHSTFRHDLKIYASDEGRVQMTAAAFAKGLLALEGELTPILVQMVKSANTNGLLDNDCDSSKYQNMVKTRLHELLQQDREFTCEDREQINPGNALSINAAMDFVKNPVRCCQHVHTLIQKLMDIVRIKKDDPKTKDAILYHGETWELMGRRWGKIEKDFCTKNKRFDISKIPDIYDCIKYDLQHNNHTLQFEHAEELYIYSKYLADIVIPQEYGLTVQEKLTIGQGICTPLLKKIRADLQRNIEETGEETVNRLNPRYSHGVSSPGRHVRTRLYFTSESHVHSLLTVLRYGGLLDVMKDEQWRRAMEYVSMVSELNYMSQIVVMLYEDPTKDPSSEERFHVELHFSPGVNCCVQKNLPPGPGFRPHSRNESSHNVGESGGSAQDTISQCSTRIEEEDVELGILEDDFMNPPLQSETPPRTMETDTVDAMMDSPTTSRGVDMMDLHPNMMDEPFDSGFLQSSAPIPISARTVAGHEAARLGSQLAASQRQRRDAERGTIVEPRARSYDHQRQDKPEKAADKLQYQSLDAVNKEEKHVTEQRYLERSGQVLLNVPTEKFSLPHSFSSPEFPVPSIKTSTLRSTPLVTLHTSPLISPNSRSCDVTDIVLPIPTIRSSFFNIDLEQSYDFDPPTQSKKYGRSNSETILPGIERSGELIDSSKPPLSYPWLKRSLFSLSLHERTPKTVTSAGRIKLDKRSRSLSPYVPKCLCYNCNVSELILRSRDLPPVERFNFDIYFARSLSHKFFNCSCYSSLQDVPSRFPRSVSFNDSYGCHRGITGLDHPDLPFVYLKNRLLVFPERQSAAPCLESKVDHCVIYKHQSRSHDRSEWMLFKEKEKWRFDKNIMRRKLNSDSVIGNTRVPFRKLSCPNVRPGDFSCVDSVCSDENGEVTDCSKMCRCWSCPNVNFQWHDSLVHIPNHSSMLYHMSPAHGNDVHDDHEIPRKYYYRSKSPREPFSRLQPQRSFSSPDTRPSIIQPDPTCTARRHRHSISGQMSYFKLLGYNINKKLTGSANSLFSTAVISGSSSAPNLKDMVPPHASAVAAIEGFGGVPPIRPLETLHNALSLRQLDSFLEMMTSALLFRTPASSPPKYPSPGGSTHESVNQNINIGGVSREYHSSDLEAVRYRKKLSKPSLYITPTPIQYKPSNDGESCDIRNQLSPTSPNSTGWSSEPQSFLSSEPSSPAPTSTGECSMSISLISNDGAQSFNVGPKFSTTPCLDVDFNEFCINIDQEHRESRGSVSYTDYYSNEDGQIRNCSFGAGFNSNLQKIMRTDDLPVDNMDDDEDHTITLKQTEEQKKQDVKQIFEQKEYPSTKSSSGYKKIGRFLVESMEISDEDVRIKEADNIDKTKSPASMKTESFNIEKIQKSKDGTDVMQEQQKKKNFSRSQSVSMPKTPTQKQESNYSYKCTSKISSLSNMSDKDLENWKQSMIESKDPCSIEMKAEEPILTVASSMTGNSSVTIGFNVQGEKKEEPDL, encoded by the exons ATGTCTTACACTGAATTGGAACATGGTTATCAG GGTCTACGGAGTGCCAGCCGACCAATTTTCTATGTAGGAGATTTAAATACTGTACAACCAACCCTTGTGGGTCCTGTAGCTTCTTCTATATATCGTTCATCAAAAAGA GCCGAACTGTCGGACGGGTGCAGCAATGATGATGGATGCATGGGTGGAAGCGATTTGGAAGGAGAAGGGAAGCAAGTTTTGGTTGGAATCTGTGCGATGGCAAAAAAATCACAAAGTAAACCAATGAAGGAAATTTTAACAAGATTGGAAGAATTTGAGTACATTAAAATAGTAGTATTTCCTGAAGAAGTTATTTTGAAG GAGTCTGTAGAAGATTGGCCAATTGTTGATTGTTTAATAAGCTTCCATAGTAAAGGCTTTCCCCTTGATAAAGCTATAAATTATGCTAATCTTAGAAATCCTTTTATCATCAATAATTTACCCATGCAATATGATATTCAG GATCGTAGGAGAGTCTATGCTATCTTAGAGAGTGAAGGTATTGAAATCCCGAGATATGCTGTCCTGGATAGAGACTCGTCTGATCCAAAAC ATCATGAACTAGTAGAATCAGAAGATCATGTCGAAGTTAATGGTGTTACATTCAACAAACCATTTGTGGAAAAACCAGTGTCTGCAGAGGAtcataatatttacatttattatccTACATCTGCAGGTGGAGGCAGTCAAAGATTATTTAGGAAG ATTGGAAGTCGTAGTAGTGTATATTCACCAGAATCTCGAGTTCGTAAAACAGGTTCTTACATATACGAAGATTTTATGCCAACCGACGGTACAGACGTTAAGGTTTATACCGTGGGTCCAGATTATGCTCACGCAGAGGCAAGAAAAAGCCCTGCATTGGATGGTAAAGTCGAAAGAGATTCAGAAGGGAAAGAAATTCGCTATCCGGTTATACTAAGTAATGCTGAAAAGCTAATTAGTAGAAAAGTGTGCTTAGCTTTTAAACAAACAGTTTGTGGTTTTGATTTACTTag AGCAAACGGGCAGTCATTTGTGTGTGACGTAAATGGGTTTAGTTTTGTAAAGAATTCTAACAAATATTATGATGACTGCGCAAAGATCTTGGGAAATATGATTTTAAGAGAATTGGCACCCACTTTACATATACCATGGAGTGTACCTTTTCAATTGGACGATCCGCCTATTGTGCCTACTACATTtgggaaaat GATGGAATTACGATGTGTAGTTGCTGTTATAAGGCATGGAGATCGAACGCCAAAACAGAAAATGAAAGTAGAAGTTCGTCACCCGAA ATTTttcgagatattcgcaaaataCGACGGCTACAAGCATGGTCATATTAAATTAAAGAGGCCTAAGCAATTGCAAGAAATATTGGATACCGCACGTAGTTTATTAGCTGAAATACAACATCGTGCTGCTGGACCTGAATTGGAAGAAAAACAAGGAAAATTAGAACAATTGAAAAGCGTCTTAGAAAT gTACGGTCATTTCTCAGGGATAAATCGCAAGGTACAAATGAAATATCAACCAAGAGGTCGACCAAGAGGAAGTTCATCAGATGATG ATCGACTTGGAGAACCTTCCCTTGTATTGATATTAAAATGGGGTGGAGAACTAACACCAGCCGGCCGTATTCAGGCAGAGGAGTTAGGAAGAATATTTCGCTGCATGTATCCTGGTGGTCAAGGTAGACACCTTAGTG AGGAAGACTCAGAGATGTTACCAAACCACG gtGACTATGCTGGTGCACAAGGTTTAGGGTTACTTAGACTTCATTCAACATTTCGACATGACTTAAAGATCTATGCAAGTGATGAAGGAAGAGTTCAAATGACAGCAGCAGCCTTTGCAAAAGGTTTACTCGCATTAGAGGGTGAATTAACGCCAATATTAGTGCAGATGGTAAAGAGTGCTAATACTAATGGTCTATTGGACAATGATTGCGATAGCAGTAAATACCAAAATAT GGTAAAAACACGACTTCATGAATTATTACAACAAGATCGAGAATTTACGTGTGAAGACAGGGAACAGATAAATCCTGGTAACGCACTGAGCATTAACGCAGCCATGGATTTTGTTAAAAATCCTGTTCGTTGCTGCCAGCATGTTCATACTTTGATTCAAAAATTAATGGACATTGTTCGTATTAAGAAAGATGATCCTAAAACCAAAG ATGCAATTCTTTATCATGGTGAAACGTGGGAATTAATGGGTCGTCGATGGGGAAAGATTGAGAAGGATTTCTGTACCAAAAATAAGAGGTTCGACATATCGAAAATCCCGGATATTTATGATTGTATAAAGTATGATTTACAACATAACAATCATACGTTGCAATTCGAACACGCGGAGGAATTGTACATTTATTCTAAGTATCTGGCAGATATAGTGATACCACAG gAATATGGATTAACAGTGCAAGAGAAGCTCACCATAGGCCAAGGTATTTGCACTCCTCTTTTAAAAAAGATAAGAGCAGATTTGCAGAGAAATATTGAAGAAACTGGAGAAGAAACAGTTAATAGACTCAATCCGAG ATACTCCCATGGAGTTTCTAGTCCCGGTCGGCATGTACGCACAAGACTTTACTTTACAAGTGAAAGCCACGTACATTCTTTGTTGACTGTTTTACGTTATGGTGGTTTACTTGAT GTAATGAAAGATGAACAATGGCGTCGAGCTATGGAGTACGTTAGTATGGTTTCAGAATTAAATTACATGTCTCAAATTGTAGTTATGTTGTACGAAGATCCAACTAAAGATCCTAGCAGCGAAGAACGTTTTCACGTTGAATTGCATTTCAGTCCTGGTGTAAATTGTTGTGTGCAAAAGAATTTACCACCAGGACCAGGTTTTAGACCCCATTCACGCAATGAGAGTAGCCATAATGTA GGTGAAAGTGGTGGTTCTGCTCAAGATACCATTTCACAATGTAGCACTCGAATAGAGGAAGAAGATGTAGAGTTGGGAATTTTGGAAGACGATTTTATGAATCCACCATTGCAATCt GAAACACCTCCACGAACAATGGAAACAGATACTGTAGATGCAATGATGGATAGTCCAACAACCAGTAGAGGAGTTGATATGATGGACTTACATCCTAACATGATGGATGAACCATTTGATAGTGGCTTTTTGCAGAGTTCTGCGCCCATTCCAATAAG TGCTAGAACCGTAGCTGGTCATGAAGCAGCGAGACTTGGTAGTCAATTAGCTGCAAGTCAACGTCAGCGACGTGATGCAGAAAGAGGCACAATTGTTGAACCACGTGCTCGCAGTTATGATCACCAAAGACAGGACAAGCCTGAGAAAG CTGCGGACAAGCTGCAGTATCAGAGCTTGGACGCTGTCAACAAAGAAG AGAAGCATGTAACAGAGCAACGCTACTTAGAGAGATCTGGCCAGGTTTTGTTGAACGTGCCAACGGAAAAATTCAGCCTGCCACACTCCTTTAGTTCACCGGAGTTTCCAGTTCCTTCGATAAAAACCTCCACTTTGAGATCAACACCCTTGGTGACTTTGCACACATCTCCTCTAATCTCACCGAACAGCCGGAGCTGTGATGTGACGGATATAGTGTTACCAATCCCcacgattcgttcttcgttTTTCAATATCGATCTCGAACAGTCTTACGATTTCGATCCACCTACTCAGAGTAAGAAATACGGACGTTCTAATTCAGAGACGATTCTTCCTGGGATTGAGCGTAGCGGTGAGTTGATCGATTCCTCGAAACCGCCACTAAGCTATCCGTGGTTAAAGCGATCCCTTTTTTCGTTATCCTTGCACGAAAGAACCCCAAAGACAGTGACATCCGCGGGACGGATCAAACTAGACAAACGTTCTCGTTCATTGTCACCTTACGTACCTAAATGTCTTTGTTATAATTGTAATGTCTCGGAGCTGATTCTGAGAAGCAGAGATCTACCGCCTGTCGAGCGTTTCAACTTTGATATCTACTTTGCACGCTCGCTCTCACATAAGTTTTTCAATTGTTCTTGTTACTCGAGCCTCCAGGATGTACCCAGTCGTTTTCCTCGTAGTGTTTCTTTCAATGATAGCTATGGGTGTCACAGAGGAATCACCGGACTAGATCATCCTGATTTACCCTTTGTATATCTAAAGAATAGGCTTCTTGTGTTTCCTGAGAGACAGAGTGCTGCTCCTTGTTTAGAGTCAAAGGTCGATCATTGTGTCATATACAAACATCAGTCAAGGAGTCACGATCGCAGTGAATGGATGCTGtttaaggaaaaagaaaagtggAGGTTTGATAAGAATATAATGAGACGAAAATTGAATAGTGATAGTGTAATTGGGAATACACGTGTACCATTCAGGAAGTTATCCTGTCCCAATGTGAGACCTGGTGACTTTTCTTGTGTTGATTCCGTTTGTTCAGACGAAAATGGTGAAGTTACCGATTGTTCAAAAATGTGCAGATGCTGGTCTTGTCCCAATGTGAATTTCCAGTGGCACGATAGCCTGGTACATATACCAAATCATAGTAGTATGCTTTATCATATGTCCCCTGCGCACGGTAATGATGTTCACGACGATCACGAGATTCCTCGCAAGTATTACTATCGCTCCAAGAGTCCACGTGAACCGTTCTCCCGACTCCAGCCTCAACGATCCTTCTCATCTCCAGACACACGACCTTCGATCATTCAACCTGACCCTACCTGCACAGCAAGGCGCCACCGTCACAGTATCTCCGGACAGATGAGTTATTTCAAGCTGTTGGGCTACAACATCAACAAGAAGTTGACTGGATCAGCAAACAGTTTGTTCAGCACAGCTGTTATCAGTGGATCCTCCAGTGCGCCAAATCTCAAGGATATGGTACCACCTCATGCCTCTGCTGTTGCTG CAATAGAAGGTTTTGGTGGTGTACCGCCAATAAGACCTTTGGAAACTCTTCACAATGCATTGTCGTTACGTCAATTGGATTCCTTTTTGGAAATGATGACCAGTGCACTTCTGTTTCGAACACCCGCTTCTTCGCCTCCAAAGTATCCTTCACCTGGTGGATCAACACACGAATCGGTTAACCAAAATATCAATATTGGAGGAGTCAGTCGCGAGTACCACTCTTCCGACCTGGAAGCTGTCAGGTACCGTAAGAAATTAAGTAAACCATCCTT GTACATCACGCCAACACCCATACAGTATAAACCTTCGAACGATGGAGAATCTTGTGATATAAGAAATCAATTGTCGCCAACCAGCCCTAATA GTACTGGATGGAGCAGTGAACCACAATCATTTCTCTCTTCTGAACCCTCATCTCCTGCACCGACTTCAACAGGAGAATGCAGTATGTCTATAAGCTTAATCAGCAATGACgg AGCTCAATCGTTTAATGTGGGTCCTAAATTTTCTACAACTCCCTGCTTGGATGTGGATTTTAAcgaattttgtataaatattgatcAAGAGCACAGAGAGAGTCGTGGTAGTGTAtcatatacagattattatagCAATGAAGATGGTCAAATACGAAACTGTAGTTTTGGAGCAGGCTTCAATTCTAATTTACAAAAGATCATGCGTACTGATGATCTTCCGGTTGACAATATGGATGATGATGAGGACCATACCATAACTTTAAAACAAACTGAAGAGCAAAAAAAGCAAGATGTGAAACAAATATTTGAACAGAAAGAATATCCAAGCACAAAATCTAGTAGTGGCTATAAGAAAATTGGAAG ATTCCTTGTTGAAAGCATGGAAATATCAGATGAAGACGTCAGGATTAAAGAAGCAGATAATATAGACAAGACAAAATCACCTGCTTCTATGAAAACTGAATcttttaatatagaaaaaatacaaaaaagtaAAGATGGTACTGATGTTATGCAAGAgcaacagaagaagaagaatttttCTCGATCTCAGAGTGTTTCTATGCCAAAAACTCCTACACAGAAGCAAGAATCAAATTACAGCTACAAATGTACTTCAAAGATAAGCTCTCTTTCAAATATGTCAGATAAAGATTTGGAGAATTGGAAGCAGAGCATGATAGAATCAAAAGATCCTTGCTCCATAGAAATGAAGGCAGAGGAGCCAATTCTGACTGTAGCAAGTAGCATGACAGGTAACTCTAGCGTGACAATAGGTTTTAATGTTCAAggtgaaaaaaaagaagaacctGACCTTTAA